One segment of Novipirellula aureliae DNA contains the following:
- a CDS encoding DUF1841 family protein, producing the protein MARNKKPRLRRRGSSQRARTPRRDVYVESDLQFPAADAGTEGELTEDEAYEVALTMHPDLFEMQQQSVLPEEFTDSGGNVWSPEMHLQMHALIERQLSMNEPAGIRDRAAELEQRDELHPHEIRHVFAAAMATMIWEMTQEEIAFDDQRYFELIKEHYEEFLATLL; encoded by the coding sequence ATGGCAAGAAATAAGAAACCTCGGCTGCGTCGTCGAGGATCGTCACAACGGGCACGGACTCCCCGACGTGATGTCTACGTTGAGTCGGATTTACAATTTCCGGCCGCTGATGCAGGAACCGAGGGTGAACTAACAGAAGACGAGGCGTACGAGGTCGCGTTGACGATGCATCCTGATCTCTTTGAAATGCAACAACAATCCGTTTTGCCGGAGGAATTCACAGATTCGGGTGGAAATGTCTGGAGCCCGGAAATGCACTTGCAAATGCATGCGTTGATTGAACGTCAATTGTCAATGAATGAGCCAGCAGGAATTCGAGATCGAGCCGCTGAATTGGAACAGCGTGATGAGTTGCATCCTCACGAGATTCGTCACGTGTTCGCCGCCGCAATGGCCACGATGATCTGGGAGATGACTCAGGAGGAAATCGCATTCGACGATCAACGCTATTTTGAGCTTATCAAAGAACATTACGAAGAATTCTTGGCGACGTTGTTGTAG
- a CDS encoding glycosyltransferase family 2 protein has product MSTLLAIMGLLLSAIPAATFLRNLPLFLFQPCKANHAGNVKVSVLIPARNEEESITECVESVLKSRNVEIEVVVLDDHSADATADRVAEIAASDSRVRCVNGKPLPENWNGKQYACYQLAAEAGFHWLLFLDADVRLSDTAVSNLVQRMQRTNVALLSSFPHQETGTILEKLLIPLMHYVLLGFLPFARMRMSKSPAYAAGCGQLFLTKKGDYKSAGTHEAIRSSRHDGLKLPRIYRKANLATDVIDGSDLARCRMYRSGGEVIRGLLKNATEGIASPVLIVPFSMLFIGANVVPIVALVLAIIAKSTLGIVVATAAVFVSLLPRVMAARSLKQPWIGVVLHSLSIVIFIAIQWIALAQQLIGRRTAWRGRVS; this is encoded by the coding sequence ATGAGCACCCTCTTGGCGATCATGGGCTTGCTCTTGTCTGCGATTCCTGCCGCGACGTTTCTTCGCAATCTGCCCTTGTTTTTGTTCCAACCGTGCAAGGCAAATCATGCAGGCAATGTAAAAGTGTCGGTTCTGATACCGGCTCGAAACGAAGAAGAGTCGATTACTGAGTGCGTCGAATCGGTACTAAAGAGTCGAAACGTCGAAATTGAAGTTGTTGTTCTCGATGATCATAGCGCTGATGCAACAGCGGATCGCGTTGCAGAGATCGCGGCGTCGGATTCGCGAGTCCGCTGCGTGAACGGGAAGCCACTTCCAGAAAATTGGAATGGGAAACAATATGCCTGTTATCAGTTGGCTGCCGAAGCTGGCTTCCACTGGTTGCTATTCTTAGATGCGGACGTTCGCCTGTCTGATACAGCGGTATCAAATCTCGTTCAGCGAATGCAGCGCACGAACGTCGCTCTGTTAAGTTCGTTCCCACATCAAGAGACAGGAACGATCCTCGAAAAACTCTTGATCCCACTGATGCACTATGTACTGTTAGGATTTCTTCCTTTTGCGCGGATGCGGATGAGCAAATCGCCAGCGTACGCGGCTGGTTGCGGCCAACTGTTTTTAACGAAGAAGGGGGATTACAAGAGTGCCGGAACTCACGAGGCGATTCGCTCGTCGCGCCACGATGGCTTAAAACTGCCGCGGATTTACCGCAAAGCCAATTTGGCGACGGATGTCATTGATGGAAGCGATTTGGCTCGATGCCGAATGTACCGAAGCGGCGGAGAGGTCATTCGGGGACTGCTGAAAAACGCTACCGAGGGAATCGCCAGTCCCGTTTTGATCGTTCCATTTAGTATGCTGTTCATCGGCGCGAATGTCGTACCAATCGTTGCGCTCGTGTTGGCAATCATTGCAAAGTCGACGCTAGGGATCGTCGTCGCAACCGCGGCTGTCTTTGTTTCTTTACTGCCAAGGGTGATGGCAGCACGATCACTGAAGCAACCGTGGATCGGTGTCGTTTTGCATAGCTTGTCGATCGTTATCTTTATTGCGATCCAGTGGATTGCCTTGGCTCAGCAGTTGATTGGAAGAAGAACGGCTTGGCGTGGCCGCGTGTCGTAG